The Arachis hypogaea cultivar Tifrunner chromosome 14, arahy.Tifrunner.gnm2.J5K5, whole genome shotgun sequence genome has a segment encoding these proteins:
- the LOC112741107 gene encoding nucleoside hydrolase 3 isoform X4, giving the protein MQIMESGKLSFHRRKYTPLRQPTCQQVLIDKISQGPITLIVIGAHTNLAILFMTHPHLKKNVDHIYIMGGGVRSRNPTGCCPKNASSACVARQCGDHGNLFTDYTSNPYAEFNIFGDPFAAYQVIHSGIPVTLVPLDATNTIPITREFFDEFEKSQETYEAQYCFKSLKMARDTWFDDQFYTSYFMWDSFTCGVAASIMMSNSKGENEFAEMEYMNITVVTSNKPYGVYDGSNPLFDGLKVPKFNLKKGDLHSGHVQTGLRDPFCILKNGKGKCQDGYTAEENGTDSVRVLVATKAKSNRDVNSLLDREFFISFLNVLKQGENAGRFNFSTQFPYYREVTYMPDFANIRLGKPVVFDMDMSPGDFLALFYLLKVPVQLINLKGIIVSPTGWANGATIDVVYDILHMMGRDDIPVGLGDMFAMNQSDPTFSAVGSCNYAKAIPNGYGGFLDSDTLYGLARHLPRSPRRYTAENSVEFGAPRDTDHPELRQPLAMEIWDSILQKTNPHSKITVLTNGPLTNLAKLVSISNISSRIQEVYVMGGHMSKNGSDKGNVFSIPSNEYAEFNMFLDPLAAKTVFESQVNITLIPLSVQQSATSFSTILSSLHCKQKTPEAVFSKRLLSRLHYLKQIHHRYQHMDTFLGEILGAVVLANGPSSIDANFEMKPIRVLAQGDESIDGITVVDEKHGKLVRILSHVDEKAYHSLYVKRLGDLNQSAKVASFEEQRRQWSHPHP; this is encoded by the exons AAGGAAATACACTCCCTTAAGGCAACCAACTTGTCAACAAGTGCTTATTGACAAAATATCTCAAGGTCCTATAACTTTGATTGTGATTGGAGCACATACCAACTTGGCTATTCTTTTCATGACTCATCCACACCTCAAGAAAAATGTGGACCATATTTACATCATGGGTGGTGGTGTAAGGTCAAGAAATCCAACTGGTTGCTGCCCCAAGAATGCCTCCTCTGCCTGCGTGGCACGTCAGTGCGGCGACCATGGCAATTTGTTCACAGACTATACTAGTAATCCTTATGCAGAGTTCAACATTTTTGGAGACCCTTTTGCAGCATATCAG GTGATTCATTCTGGTATCCCTGTGACCCTTGTTCCTCTTGATGCCACAAACACAATCCCTATCACTAGAGAATTCTTTGATGAATTTGAAAAGAGTCAAGAAACTTATGAGGCACAATACTGCTTCAAGTCCTTGAAAATGGCTCGAGATACTTGGTTCGACGACCAATTCTACACG AGTTATTTCATGTGGGATTCATTCACATGTGGTGTGGCAGCCTCAATCATGATGAGTAACTCTAAAGGAGAAAATGAATTTGCTGAGATGGAATATATGAACATAACTGTAGTTACATCAAATAAACCTTATGGAGTATATGATGGATCAAACCCATTATTTGATGGCCTCAAAGTTCCTAAATTCAATCTAAAGAAAGGTGATTTGCATAGTGGTCATGTCCAAACAGGACTTAGAGATCCATTTTGCATTCTGAAGAATGGTAAAGGGAAATGTCAG GATGGTTATACAGCTGAGGAAAATGGTACAGACTCAGTGAGGGTACTTGTGGCCACAAAAGCTAAGTCTAACCGAGATGTTAATAGTTTACTTGACAGAGAATTTTTCATAAGCTTCTTGAAT GTTCTAAAGCAAGGAGAAAATGCAGGGAGGTTCAATTTCAGCACACAATTTCCATACTACAGAGAAGTAACTTACATGCCAGATTTTGCAAATATAAGACTAGGGAAGCCTGTTGTGTTTGACATGGACATGAGTCCTGGAGATTTTCTTGCCCTATTTTACCTCCTTAAAGTTCCTGTTCAACTCATCAACCTTAAG GGAATAATAGTGAGCCCAACAGGGTGGGCTAATGGTGCAACAATAGATGTGGTGTATGACATACTGCATATGATGGGCCGTGATGATATCCCAGTTGGGCTTGGAGATATGTTTGCTATGAACCAATCAGATCCAACATTCTCAGCTGTTGGATCATGTAACTATGCCAAGGCCATTCCCAATGGATATGGTGGATTCTTGGACTCTGATACTCTCTATGGCTTGGCCCGCCATCTTCCTCGAAGCCCAAGAAG GTATACGGCAGAAAACTCGGTAGAGTTTGGGGCTCCAAGGGATACAGATCACCCTGAACTTAGACAACCATTGGCTATGGAAATTTGGGATTCAATATTGCAAAAAACTAATCCACATTCCAAGATTACAGTGTTGACCAATGGACCCCTCACTAATTTGGCAAAGCTTGTGTCAATCAGTAACATAAGCTCTAGAATTCAG GAGGTTTATGTAATGGGGGGACACATGAGCAAGAATGGTAGTGACAAAGGAAATGTGTTTTCCATCCCTTCAAACGAGTATGCAGAATTCAATATGTTTCTGGATCCTTTAGCAGCCAAGACAGTGTTTGAATCACAAGTTAATATCACACTCATTCCACTAAGTGTTCAACAAAGTGCAACTTCATTCTCAACTATTTTGTCTAGCTTGCATTGCAAACAGAAAACACCTGAAGCTGTGTTTTCCAAGCGCCTCCTTTCAAGGCTACACTATTTGAAGCAAATCCACCACAGATATCAACATATG GACACATTCCTAGGAGAAATTCTAGGTGCAGTTGTGTTGGCTAATGGGCCTTCAAGTATTGATGCAAACTTTGAGATGAAGCCCATTAGAGTTTTGGCCCAAGGTGATGAATCCATTGATGGCATAACAGTGGTGGATGAGAAACATGGAAAATTGGTGAGGATTCTAAGCCATGTGGATGAAAAAGCTTATCATTCTTTGTATGTAAAGAGGCTTGGTGATCTGAACCAATCAGCTAAGGTAGCAAGCTTTGAAGAACAGAGGAGACAATGGAGCCATCCACATCCTTGA
- the LOC112741108 gene encoding histidine-containing phosphotransfer protein 1 codes for MDVGQMQRQWLDYTRSLFIEGFLDNQFLQLQQLQDENNPEFVVEVVSLFFDDSERLLKDLNFALDQQGVDFKKVDAHVHQLKGSSSSIGAQRVKNACIAFRNFCEEQNVEACLRCLQQVKQEYCLVKNKLETLFRLEQQIVAAGGSIPMMELGF; via the exons ATGGACGTGGGTCAGATGCAGAGACAGTGGCTCGACTACACCAGATCCTTGTTCATCGAG GGTTTCTTGGATAATCAGTTTCTGCAACTTCAGCAGCTCCAAGACGAGAACAACCCtgaatttgttgttgaagttGTGTCTCTCTTCTTTGATGATTCTGAGAGGCTTCTCAAAGATCTTAATTTTGCTCT GGATCAGCAAGGTGTTGACTTCAAGAAAGTTGATGCTCATGTTCATCAGTTAAAGGGTAGCAGCTCAAG CATAGGAGCACAAAGGGTGAAAAATGCATGCATTGCTTTCCGCAACTTCTGTGAGGAACAGAATGTAGAAGC GTGCCTTAGATGTCTACAACAAGTGAAGCAAGAGTATTGCCTTGTCAAGAATAAGCTTGAAACACTTTTTAGG cTTGAGCAACAAATTGTTGCAGCTGGCGGATCAATCCCTATGATGGAACTGGGTTTCTAA